A genomic segment from Deinococcus sp. QL22 encodes:
- a CDS encoding AAA family ATPase translates to MQFESVTMLDFPPFKDFSLNLPEGLTVIAGTNGVGKSRLLAFLSQQRPTSRHNINWPGVSLRGNLADGKVINFDVNRALSATVISSLRPYDHRYQAETAVVDQTNFSNVGRVFKNWFVHMDHFEMRGWIEDPNSASNFNLCKQIFSLLDPTYRFLEVNRNFEVLLETPAGPLPYDRTSSGFQSAYLLLFGIVFGIDFYSQGQQSAEEFEGCILIDEIDVHLHPAWQNRILGLIQEIVPRAQIIATTHSPHIIQGLSEHQLVVLETNTKGVPHIKEISPRPSAYGFQGWSIEEILRDVMGIEDTLSQERQRIEQAFNDALDSDDLAAAQAPYEQLMTMLHPTNPLRRVYDMQYRAMGGVSV, encoded by the coding sequence ATGCAATTTGAGTCGGTCACAATGTTGGATTTTCCGCCATTCAAAGATTTTTCACTCAACCTGCCTGAAGGGCTCACTGTCATTGCTGGGACAAATGGTGTTGGGAAATCTAGACTCCTAGCCTTTTTATCTCAGCAAAGACCAACTTCGCGACACAATATAAACTGGCCAGGTGTGAGCCTAAGGGGGAATTTGGCTGACGGTAAAGTGATCAACTTTGACGTGAATAGAGCCCTCTCTGCGACAGTAATTTCTTCGTTACGGCCTTACGACCATCGATACCAAGCTGAGACTGCTGTCGTTGATCAGACAAACTTTTCAAATGTAGGTCGCGTTTTTAAAAATTGGTTTGTGCATATGGATCATTTTGAGATGAGAGGTTGGATTGAAGATCCCAACAGCGCTAGCAATTTCAATTTATGTAAGCAGATTTTCTCCCTTCTTGATCCAACCTATCGATTTCTAGAGGTCAATCGAAATTTTGAAGTGCTGCTCGAAACTCCTGCAGGACCGCTCCCTTACGATCGGACGTCAAGTGGCTTTCAAAGCGCTTATCTCTTGCTTTTTGGTATCGTTTTCGGAATCGACTTTTATTCACAGGGTCAGCAATCTGCAGAGGAATTTGAGGGATGTATTCTCATTGACGAAATTGACGTGCATTTACATCCAGCTTGGCAAAACAGAATCTTGGGTTTGATTCAAGAAATTGTGCCGCGTGCACAGATTATTGCGACTACGCACAGTCCACACATTATTCAGGGACTGAGTGAACATCAGTTGGTGGTGTTGGAAACCAACACTAAGGGTGTCCCACACATCAAAGAAATTTCGCCAAGACCGAGTGCATACGGCTTCCAGGGTTGGAGTATTGAGGAAATACTGCGGGACGTCATGGGAATTGAAGATACCCTCTCGCAAGAGCGCCAACGCATAGAACAGGCTTTTAATGACGCTCTTGACAGCGACGACCTTGCTGCTGCTCAGGCACCGTATGAGCAGCTCATGACCATGTTGCATCCAACCAATCCCCTCCGGCGGGTCTATGACATGCAGTACAGGGCTATGGGTGGAGTCAGCGTGTGA
- the tnpA gene encoding IS200/IS605 family transposase: MKQFRTSSHSAFRLFYHLVLITKYRRKCMNNAVLDDLEVITRNICEKWGCALVEFNGEADHVHILFEAHPHMEMSKFVGNLKTVTSRLIRKAHARYLSRWYWKPVFWSGSYAVVTAGGAPLEIIKRYIESQQRPLQ; encoded by the coding sequence ATGAAGCAATTTCGTACCAGTTCACATAGCGCCTTCCGGCTGTTCTACCACTTGGTACTTATCACCAAGTACCGTCGCAAGTGCATGAACAATGCCGTACTAGACGATTTGGAGGTCATCACACGAAATATCTGCGAGAAGTGGGGGTGCGCGTTGGTGGAATTCAATGGAGAAGCTGACCATGTTCACATCCTGTTTGAGGCGCATCCGCACATGGAGATGAGCAAGTTTGTAGGCAACTTGAAGACCGTGACGAGCCGTTTGATTCGGAAGGCCCACGCCCGATACCTGAGCCGTTGGTACTGGAAGCCTGTGTTTTGGTCAGGCTCTTATGCGGTGGTGACGGCGGGCGGCGCACCTTTGGAGATCATCAAGCGCTATATCGAAAGCCAACAGCGGCCTCTGCAATAG
- a CDS encoding helix-turn-helix transcriptional regulator, with protein MNWETLQQTLRQLVREKRGAQAEIARRRGISTASVAAYIAGGNAIPAEHLDTILEILGLEFELGGLARRGPLAPENLTHTDAAVANMASVGEFGVSGVRAMRPQDFAVLVLGDGPSAHLPDEVSAYLYRARACMAYAGFYFPFLSVGAGQLGLAAEAGLRTFAEQAGIPVRQSNGRSIGMSSLIDRLSNQGHLTAQQTLQWRAILDNRNELFHPKNAPVFSLGLVMPYLTGITEALVALFPAPFEDLPS; from the coding sequence ATGAATTGGGAGACTCTACAGCAGACTTTGCGCCAGCTCGTGCGCGAAAAACGTGGTGCTCAGGCGGAAATTGCACGTCGGCGCGGCATCTCTACCGCAAGCGTAGCCGCCTATATCGCTGGTGGGAATGCCATTCCGGCAGAGCACCTAGACACCATCTTGGAAATCCTTGGTTTGGAGTTCGAGTTGGGCGGCCTGGCGCGGCGTGGGCCGTTGGCTCCAGAAAATTTGACGCACACCGACGCTGCGGTAGCGAACATGGCCTCAGTGGGTGAATTTGGCGTTAGCGGTGTGCGGGCCATGCGGCCGCAGGACTTTGCAGTGTTGGTGTTGGGGGATGGGCCAAGTGCCCATCTCCCAGACGAAGTATCTGCTTACCTGTACCGCGCCCGCGCCTGCATGGCCTACGCCGGGTTCTATTTCCCCTTTTTGTCAGTTGGGGCTGGACAATTGGGTCTGGCTGCTGAGGCTGGTCTTCGAACCTTTGCAGAGCAAGCAGGCATTCCTGTTCGTCAGAGCAACGGCAGAAGTATCGGCATGAGCTCTCTGATTGATCGATTATCGAATCAAGGTCATTTAACGGCGCAGCAAACCCTCCAATGGAGAGCGATTCTGGATAATCGGAACGAATTGTTCCATCCCAAAAACGCTCCTGTGTTTTCTTTGGGACTGGTGATGCCCTATCTCACAGGCATCACTGAAGCGTTGGTCGCTTTGTTCCCCGCACCTTTTGAGGACTTGCCCTCCTGA
- a CDS encoding HNH endonuclease yields MRQGKRERGDVACADCGVTTPKRCHKTIRCPACQFKSILKRDQKRQSGNRKVAVERWQANGHRCWWCGEALAWTAIEFDHIIPVSKGGGDKENLVPSCRGCNLKKSDGPAPADAKGAITGGQMDGVHFETLGKLMVGLEQLVGRPVELSDIFETVRA; encoded by the coding sequence GTGAGACAGGGCAAGCGTGAAAGAGGGGATGTGGCGTGTGCGGACTGTGGTGTGACAACTCCAAAACGCTGCCATAAAACTATTCGCTGCCCTGCCTGCCAGTTCAAATCCATTTTGAAGCGTGACCAGAAACGGCAGAGCGGGAATCGCAAAGTTGCGGTTGAACGCTGGCAAGCAAATGGACATCGGTGTTGGTGGTGTGGTGAGGCTCTTGCTTGGACAGCAATCGAATTCGATCACATTATTCCCGTTTCTAAGGGAGGTGGAGACAAGGAGAATCTTGTTCCAAGCTGTCGAGGATGCAACCTGAAAAAATCAGATGGCCCTGCCCCGGCTGATGCAAAAGGAGCCATCACAGGTGGACAAATGGACGGCGTTCACTTTGAGACGTTAGGAAAGCTCATGGTGGGCCTAGAGCAGCTTGTAGGGCGGCCTGTTGAGCTTTCAGACATCTTTGAAACGGTACGGGCCTAA
- a CDS encoding HNH endonuclease signature motif containing protein: MIRLQRGGPPESLDTPEKEQTLGRHFEQYRSTRPWRAADILAALFLEAHEKCVYCESLLGSIDNMQVDHFIPKNEEPLLAATWNNLNCSCADCNRLKVVGPAYVNPYEDEPAQHFFYSGARLHAITEEGRATLKRLRLGSRLSGKHDVVWEGIVRLVETLHHKLDRVVGGELDEVVKADIWSDAVAIVESGTPEKEFSAVMASQLLQYSEWERAEQVLRHLEVWDDELERLDVLMRLQALPIRRPA, from the coding sequence GTGATTCGACTGCAACGAGGCGGCCCGCCCGAATCACTTGACACACCCGAAAAAGAACAGACCCTAGGACGGCATTTCGAGCAATACCGTTCCACCCGTCCATGGCGGGCTGCTGACATCTTGGCCGCACTGTTCCTGGAAGCGCATGAGAAATGCGTTTACTGTGAGTCGTTGCTGGGATCCATTGACAATATGCAAGTCGATCATTTCATTCCCAAAAACGAGGAGCCTTTATTGGCGGCGACTTGGAACAATCTCAACTGCTCATGCGCTGATTGCAACCGTCTCAAAGTGGTAGGGCCTGCATACGTCAATCCCTATGAGGATGAGCCTGCACAGCATTTCTTTTACTCGGGTGCCCGTTTGCATGCCATTACTGAGGAGGGTCGGGCCACTTTGAAACGACTGCGCCTCGGCTCCCGACTGTCCGGCAAGCATGATGTGGTCTGGGAAGGAATCGTCAGACTGGTGGAGACACTGCATCACAAACTGGATAGAGTGGTGGGCGGCGAACTAGATGAGGTTGTGAAAGCGGATATCTGGTCAGACGCTGTGGCCATCGTGGAAAGTGGGACACCTGAGAAGGAATTTAGTGCGGTTATGGCCTCGCAACTGCTTCAGTACTCTGAATGGGAGAGGGCTGAACAGGTGTTGCGGCACCTTGAGGTTTGGGATGATGAGCTTGAGCGGCTGGACGTCCTGATGCGGTTGCAAGCCTTGCCGATTCGGAGGCCGGCTTAA
- a CDS encoding transposase: MLKAFRYRLYPTKTQETALLEQLRLCRNLYNCALQERRDAYKKAGKTITGYDQMKHLSEIKEALPEYKGIHSQVLQDVLKRLDKAFKAFFRRIKSGEKPGYPRFQGRDRFDSICYPQSGFSLSDKTAFFSKIGNIRVRLHRPIEGTIKIATIRRECGEWYVSYVCEVEATPLPETGSSVGVDVGTTWFCITSDGEFTQNPRYFQTAMKKLRVAQRSVSRKKNKRSNRRRKAVQHVAKLHRKVSRQRLDFHHRTAVKLVRENDLIAHEGLNVEGMGRGNLARSIHDVGWSQFFSLLSQKAECAARKVIAVDPRYTSQACHQCGHTCKGNRVSQSRFVCMACGHTDNADVNAARNILARALPSVENVGQQVKRPLRSRAHTALAVEPW, from the coding sequence ATGCTGAAAGCATTCCGCTACCGTCTGTACCCCACTAAAACGCAGGAAACCGCGTTGCTGGAACAACTCAGACTGTGCCGGAACCTCTACAACTGCGCTTTGCAGGAACGCCGGGATGCCTATAAGAAAGCGGGCAAAACGATCACGGGCTATGACCAAATGAAGCATCTCAGCGAAATTAAGGAGGCACTCCCAGAATACAAAGGCATTCACTCACAAGTCCTCCAAGACGTACTCAAGCGGTTAGACAAAGCATTTAAGGCATTCTTCCGGCGCATCAAGTCAGGCGAAAAGCCCGGTTATCCCCGTTTTCAAGGGCGGGATAGATTCGATTCGATTTGCTACCCACAATCCGGGTTCAGCCTCTCAGACAAAACGGCTTTCTTCTCCAAAATCGGAAATATCCGAGTCCGGTTGCATCGTCCGATAGAGGGCACTATCAAGATTGCTACCATCCGTAGAGAATGCGGGGAATGGTACGTCAGCTACGTGTGTGAAGTGGAAGCAACACCGCTTCCCGAAACGGGAAGCTCAGTGGGTGTAGACGTTGGAACTACATGGTTTTGCATCACGTCCGATGGAGAATTCACGCAAAACCCCCGCTACTTTCAAACTGCAATGAAGAAACTGCGTGTGGCTCAGCGTTCAGTCAGTCGCAAGAAAAACAAGCGCAGCAACCGCAGAAGAAAAGCTGTCCAGCACGTCGCCAAATTGCATCGGAAGGTCAGCCGTCAGCGACTCGACTTTCATCACAGAACAGCAGTCAAACTCGTCAGAGAAAATGATTTGATTGCCCATGAAGGCTTGAACGTTGAAGGGATGGGGCGCGGCAATCTTGCCCGCAGCATTCATGACGTGGGATGGTCACAGTTCTTTTCTCTCCTTTCCCAGAAGGCAGAATGTGCCGCTCGGAAAGTCATCGCCGTAGACCCCAGATATACCAGTCAGGCGTGCCACCAATGCGGTCACACCTGTAAGGGCAACCGGGTCAGTCAGTCACGCTTTGTCTGTATGGCTTGTGGGCATACCGATAACGCTGATGTGAACGCGGCACGCAACATCCTGGCAAGGGCATTGCCATCAGTGGAGAACGTAGGCCAACAGGTCAAGCGTCCACTGAGAAGCCGCGCTCACACCGCGTTAGCGGTTGAGCCGTGGTAA